In a genomic window of Phycodurus eques isolate BA_2022a chromosome 2, UOR_Pequ_1.1, whole genome shotgun sequence:
- the minar1 gene encoding LOW QUALITY PROTEIN: major intrinsically disordered Notch2-binding receptor 1 (The sequence of the model RefSeq protein was modified relative to this genomic sequence to represent the inferred CDS: inserted 1 base in 1 codon), with protein sequence MVAPAGRVPVSGDGAARARRSLSSGPEESSWLSRIAAELDARHARVPERELRALLFRAARPEPRFPATPFREEMRAAGDHARSERSDERRRLPRCSPPSPPGAPCPRVFRKMAALGPQAAASDCHRGISGSESYRPRPAPFFNRSFEAAYGNPYRAPPLHERRRVKHESLDDLQASTYFGPTTVSAGVGGHGGTRAAWPVDTLSFDVEDERVHSRRNGESRFRSPRRAAEAAAVSPHPGGLEAGESARRLRARRADGPSFRDASASVGSRAEGGVKKGPAETARAACEASDQDXELIADDISDIFRFLDEMSVCDSLGAAPSSRYDSGPSLGSDSGDSLPERATVRLARSQPDRLLRSLDSADGELRVSVGELVARMGDIEKKLESLSGVRGEISQVLRKLNKLDQKIREPDAADGGARHRDAPESSPPEGSRGAAASPHAFRCRTLPAADGPRAEAPKKTGFTRRSSRSLDDDAGAASPPPGNWRTRSYLCRRADDNTGDGMCRANQASARARQYDFPPTPRPPKAAAASYVPDRRSRPPPHADGSPLYSNVPSRKAERYKPKAGDDAIDVQAECVPASSKLAFWLEDVYTPGYDSLLKRREADFRRAKACKMAALIAATFSVILVIVVPICTMKT encoded by the exons ATGGTCGCACCTGCCGGGCGCGTGCCCGTGAGCGGGGATGGGGCTGCGCGTGCGCGCCGCTCCTTGAGCTCCGGTCCGGAAGAGTCTTCGTGGCTGAGCCGGATCGCGGCGGAACTGGACGCCCGGCACGCGCGCGTGCCCGAGCGGGAGCTGCGCGCGCTCCTGTTCCGCGCGGCCCGTCCGGAGCCGCGCTTTCCCGCCACGCCGTTCCGGGAGGAGATGCGCGCGGCCGGCGACCACGCGCGTTCCGAGAGGTCGGACGAACGGCGCCGCTTGCCCCGATGCTCGCCCCCGTCCCCGCCGGGAGCCCCCTGCCCGCGCGTCTTCCGCAAGATGGCCGCCCTCGGCCCGCAG GCGGCGGCGTCCGATTGCCATCGGGGGATCTCGGGGTCCGAGTCTTACCGTCCCAGGCCGGCCCCCTTCTTCAACCGCAGCTTCGAGGCGGCGTACGGAAACCCGTATCGGGCGCCGCCCCTCCACGAGCGGCGCCGCGTCAAGCACGAAAGTCTGGACGACCTCCAGGCGTCCACGTACTTCGGGCCCACCACCGTGAGCGCCGGCGTGGGCGGCCACGGCGGGACGCGGGCAGCGTGGCCCGTCGACACCCTCAGCTTCGACGTGGAGGACGAGCGAGTTCACTCCCGCCGCAACGGCGAGAGCCGCTTCCGTAGCCCCCGGCGGGCGGCGGAGGCGGCCGCGGTGTCGCCTCACCCCGGCGGCCTCGAAGCCGGGGAGTCGGCCCGACGTTTGCGGGCCAGGCGCGCCGACGGCCCGTCTTTCCGCGACGCCTCGGCGAGCGTGGGGAGCCGGGCGGAGGGCGGCGTGAAGAAGGGGCCGGCGGAGACGGCGCGCGCCGCCTGCGAGGCCTCGGACCAGG CCGAGCTGATCGCCGACGACATCAGCGACATCTTCCGCTTCCTGGATGAGATGAGCGTGTGCGACTCGCTGGGCGCGGCGCCGTCGTCCCGCTACGACAGCGGCCCCTCGCTCGG GTCCGACAGCGGCGACAGTTTGCCGGAGCGCGCCACGGTCCGGCTGGCCCGCTCGCAGCCGGACCGCCTCCTGCGCTCGCTGGACAGCGCCGACGGCGAGCTGAGGGTGAGCGTCGGCGAGCTGGTGGCCAGGATGGGCGACATCGAGAAGAAGTTGGAGTCGCTGTCGGGCGTCCGCGGCGAGATCTCGCAGGTCCTCCGTAAACTCAACAAGCTGGACCAGAAGATCCGGGAGCCGGACGCCGCAG ACGGCGGCGCTAGGCACCGGGACGCGCCCGAGTCCTCCCCGCCGGAAGGCTCGCGCGGGGCCGCCGCCTCGCCGCACGCCTTCCGCTGCCGCACGCTCCCCGCCGCCGACGGTCCGAGGGCGGAGGCGCCGAAGAAGACCGGGTTCACCCGGAGGTCGTCGCGCTCGCTCGACGACGACGCGGGCGCCGCGTCCCCGCCGCCCGGGAACTGGAGGACGCGGTCGTACTTGTGCCGTCGCGCCGACGACAACACGGGAGACGGAATGTGTCGCGCCAATCAG GCATCGGCGCGGGCGCGTCAATACGACTTCCCCCCGACGCCGCGCCCCCCCAAGGCGGCCGCCGCGTCGTACGTGCCGGACCGCCGCTCGAGGCCGCCGCCGCACGCCGACGGAAGCCCGCTCTATTCCAACGTGCCATCTCGGAAGGCGGAGCGGTACAAACCCAAAGCGGGAGACGACGCCATCGACGTACAG gCAGAGTGTGTGCCTGCAAGTAGCAAGCTCGCCTTCTGGTTGGAGGACGTTTACACGCCGGGATACGATTCGCTGCTAAAGCGTCGGGAGGCCGACTTCCGCAGAGCCAAAGCGTGCAAGATGGCCGCTCTGATCGCCGCCACGTTCAGCGTCATCCTGGTCATCGTGGTGCCCATCTGCACCATGAAGACGTGA
- the LOC133417166 gene encoding uncharacterized protein LOC133417166 isoform X1, with protein sequence MFPCVLPYALRLTFPQSPFSACSSACPSTCPSEVDSRDLAEMEGTDVKSNTSFYRIQKLLDRGISAHVFKCNNLNTGKDVALKVHKNYTVFENEVYMQEIVSVLDPGKKSIVEFIETFAFNGHPCLVFELLDTSLFSMVYDKKWKTFSPGDIRPVAQQLLTAFDALKSIGVIHTDLKSDNIMLVNHSATPFRVKLIDFGLSITTSEAHQSYGVALQPMGNRAPEVALGLPFSEAIDMWSLGCVLSFLYLGNYLFLANSNYNMVGHLELFLLKLSSGNVSHARVRPLSSSCPESGRGGGSFEGVRGLVVFKAPATTNLHLHVWGLTHLRRFQLRSMIEVVGRIPDHLLNASDIAHKYFKRSDRDNDGDHPKWRLMTEREYQDKAGVAPDSLPWSFTCLDDLVKLKPEVSEPVELEDREAFVDLLKCLLQMDPKRRITPEAALKHPFLTMTHLRDHKTGSSYVTDSFDKMKFCPASNFQNEDLGQTVKPRNWRQRFCRFLGTKRTDNSVPPPSSDPRDDEPPGQGPDAKSKAWWQSCFQFCTTDRRPDPLPPSVGPPGRGPKVRSAKTWWIKICLFFRMNRIVPQPDHIPLHQGSPPVKVRTHLDRVLRSGPGKSPQHDQDGSSAVHDRGSSRLNQSTPMSDLSRVNENQFSRVNQSSAVNDRSSQVNHESSGVNNHPSSPVNNDKRERVHDGLPRVKNDKSSRVHQSPRPNDRSARVAKTTHAHVPSRVNKSRVKHNNTSLVNKPLRVTNDEWSRVNKLLRVTNDEWSQVKAARLKTEESSRVYASRVKNEPSRVNKVRAKKDESSAVYRSRVKKDKVDLKRAPVGRATRRTRGNVTLDLNYLNYLASSVNQHKTKKMG encoded by the exons ATGTTTCCATGCGTGCTGCCGTACGCCCTCCGACTGACCTTTCCGCAGTCTCCGTTCTCTGCATGTTCTTCAGCGTGCCCTTCAACGTGTCCTTCTGAGGTGGACTCCCGGGATCTGGCAGAGATGGAAGGCACCGACGTGAAGAGCAACACCAGCTTCTACCGCATCCAAAAGCTTCTGGACCGAGGAATCAGCGCCCACGTGTTCAAGTGTAACAACTTGAACACCGGCAAGGACGTGGCACTCAAAGTCCACAAGAACTACACGGTGTTTGAAAACGAG GTCTACATGCAGGAGATCGTGAGCGTGCTGGACCCGGGCAAGAAGAGCATCGTGGAGTTCATCGAGACCTTCGCCTTCAACGGGCACCCGTGTCTGGTCTTTGAGCTTCTGGACACCAGCTTGTTCAGCATGGTGTACGACAAGAAATGGAAGACCTTCTCGCCCGGCGACATCCGACCCGTCGCACAACAG CTCCTGACGGCTTTCGACGCCCTGAAGAGCATCGGCGTGATCCACACGGACCTCAAGTCAGACAACATCATGCTGGTCAACCACAGCGCGACGCCCTTCCGGGTCAAGCTGATCGACTTCGGACTGTCCATCACCACCTCGGAAGCGCACCAAAGTTACGGCGTGGCCCTGCAGCCCATGGGCAACAG GGCACCGGAAGTGGCCCTCGGTCTTCCCTTCTCCGAGGCCATCGACATGTGGTCTCTGGGATgcgtcttgtcctttttgtaccTGGGAAACTACCTCTTCTTGGCCAACTCCAACTACAACATGGTAGGTCATCTTGAACTCTTTTTGTTGAAGCTTTCCTCGGGAAATGTATCGCACGCACGCGTCCGTCCGCTTTCGTCCAGTTGCCCggagtcgggtcgcgggggcggcAGCTTCGAAGGAGTTCGCGGTTTGGTAGTTTTCAAAGCGCCGGCAACAACAAATCTTCATCTTCATGTTTGGGGTTTGACCCACCTGCGGCGTTTCCAGTTGCGGAGCATGATCGAGGTGGTGGGTCGCATTCCCGATCATCTACTGAACGCCAGCGACATCGCTCACAAGTATTTCAAGAGGAGCGACAGAGACAACGACGGAGATCATCCCAAATGGCGGCTCATG ACCGAGAGGGAGTACCAGGACAAAGCCGGAGTTGCTCCCGATTCGCTGCCGTGGTCCTTCACGTGTTTGGATGACCTGGTCAAA CTCAAGCCGGAGGTAAGCGAGCCAGTGGAGTTGGAGGATCGCGAGGCTTTTGTGGACCTCCTCAAGTGTCTTCTCCAGATGGACCCCAAACGCAGGATCACCCCCGAGGCTGCGCTCAAACACCCCTTTCTCACCATGACCCACTTGCGCGACCACAAGACCGGCAGCTCGTA TGTGACTGACAGCTTTGATAAAATGAAGTTCTGTCCAGCAAGTAACTTCCAGAACGAGGACCTAGGTCAAACAGTCAAGCCAAGGAACTGGCGTCAAAGGTTCTGTCGTTTCCTCGGCACCAAAAGGACAGACAATTCAGTTCCTCCACCAAGTTCTGATCCTAGAGATGACGAGCCTCCTGGTCAGGGTCCGGATGCCAAGTCGAAGGCCTGGTGGCAGAGTTGCTTTCAATTCTGCACGACCGACAGGAGGCCTGATCCACTTCCACCGAGTGTAGGTCCTCCTGGACGAGGGCCGAAGGTCCGGTCAGCGAAGACCTGGTGGATAAAAATCTGTCTCTTCTTCCGAATGAACCGAATCGTTCCGCAACCGGACCACATTCCCCTTCATCAAGGCAGCCCCCCCGTAAAGGTTCGAACACACCTGGACCGGGTCCTTCGTTCTGGACCTGGCAAGTCGCCGCAACATGACCAGGACGGGTCATCTGCGGTTCATGACCGTGGCTCGTCACGACTTAACCAATCAACGCCAATGAGCGATTTGTCACGAGTTAATGAGAACCAGTTCTCCCGGGTTAACCAGTCGTCGGCAGTTAATGACCGATCATCACAAGTTAACCACGAGTCCTCAGGAGTTAATAACCACCCGTCGTCGCCAGTTAACAATGACAAAAGAGAACGGGTTCACGACGGGTTGCCACgagttaaaaatgacaaatcatCGCGAGTTCACCAGTCGCCCCGACCGAACGACAGATCGGCACGAGTCGCCAAGACGACACACGCTCACGTGCCGTCACGCGTTAACAAGTCACGCGTTAAACACAACAACACGTCACTGGTTAACAAGCCGTTGCGAGTTACAAATGATGAGTGGTCACGCGTGAACAAGTTACTGCGAGTTACAAATGATGAGTGGTCACAAGTTAAGGCGGCGCGACTTAAAACGGAGGAGTCGTCGCGGGTTTACGCGTCACGAGTTAAAAACGAGCCGTCACGGGTTAACAAAGTGCGAGCTAAAAAGGACGAGTCGTCAGCGGTTTACAGGTCGCGAGTGAAAAAGGACAAAGTTGACTTGAAAAGAGCGCCGGTGGGCCGAGCCACGCGTAGAACCCGCGGCAACGTGACCCTCGACCTCAACTACCTCAACTATCTGGCCTCAAGTGTCAATCAACACAAGACCAAAAAGATGGGTTAA
- the LOC133417166 gene encoding uncharacterized protein LOC133417166 isoform X2, with amino-acid sequence MFPCVLPYALRLTFPQSPFSACSSACPSTCPSEVDSRDLAEMEGTDVKSNTSFYRIQKLLDRGISAHVFKCNNLNTGKDVALKVHKNYTVFENEVYMQEIVSVLDPGKKSIVEFIETFAFNGHPCLVFELLDTSLFSMVYDKKWKTFSPGDIRPVAQQLLTAFDALKSIGVIHTDLKSDNIMLVNHSATPFRVKLIDFGLSITTSEAHQSYGVALQPMGNRAPEVALGLPFSEAIDMWSLGCVLSFLYLGNYLFLANSNYNMLRSMIEVVGRIPDHLLNASDIAHKYFKRSDRDNDGDHPKWRLMTEREYQDKAGVAPDSLPWSFTCLDDLVKLKPEVSEPVELEDREAFVDLLKCLLQMDPKRRITPEAALKHPFLTMTHLRDHKTGSSYVTDSFDKMKFCPASNFQNEDLGQTVKPRNWRQRFCRFLGTKRTDNSVPPPSSDPRDDEPPGQGPDAKSKAWWQSCFQFCTTDRRPDPLPPSVGPPGRGPKVRSAKTWWIKICLFFRMNRIVPQPDHIPLHQGSPPVKVRTHLDRVLRSGPGKSPQHDQDGSSAVHDRGSSRLNQSTPMSDLSRVNENQFSRVNQSSAVNDRSSQVNHESSGVNNHPSSPVNNDKRERVHDGLPRVKNDKSSRVHQSPRPNDRSARVAKTTHAHVPSRVNKSRVKHNNTSLVNKPLRVTNDEWSRVNKLLRVTNDEWSQVKAARLKTEESSRVYASRVKNEPSRVNKVRAKKDESSAVYRSRVKKDKVDLKRAPVGRATRRTRGNVTLDLNYLNYLASSVNQHKTKKMG; translated from the exons ATGTTTCCATGCGTGCTGCCGTACGCCCTCCGACTGACCTTTCCGCAGTCTCCGTTCTCTGCATGTTCTTCAGCGTGCCCTTCAACGTGTCCTTCTGAGGTGGACTCCCGGGATCTGGCAGAGATGGAAGGCACCGACGTGAAGAGCAACACCAGCTTCTACCGCATCCAAAAGCTTCTGGACCGAGGAATCAGCGCCCACGTGTTCAAGTGTAACAACTTGAACACCGGCAAGGACGTGGCACTCAAAGTCCACAAGAACTACACGGTGTTTGAAAACGAG GTCTACATGCAGGAGATCGTGAGCGTGCTGGACCCGGGCAAGAAGAGCATCGTGGAGTTCATCGAGACCTTCGCCTTCAACGGGCACCCGTGTCTGGTCTTTGAGCTTCTGGACACCAGCTTGTTCAGCATGGTGTACGACAAGAAATGGAAGACCTTCTCGCCCGGCGACATCCGACCCGTCGCACAACAG CTCCTGACGGCTTTCGACGCCCTGAAGAGCATCGGCGTGATCCACACGGACCTCAAGTCAGACAACATCATGCTGGTCAACCACAGCGCGACGCCCTTCCGGGTCAAGCTGATCGACTTCGGACTGTCCATCACCACCTCGGAAGCGCACCAAAGTTACGGCGTGGCCCTGCAGCCCATGGGCAACAG GGCACCGGAAGTGGCCCTCGGTCTTCCCTTCTCCGAGGCCATCGACATGTGGTCTCTGGGATgcgtcttgtcctttttgtaccTGGGAAACTACCTCTTCTTGGCCAACTCCAACTACAACATG TTGCGGAGCATGATCGAGGTGGTGGGTCGCATTCCCGATCATCTACTGAACGCCAGCGACATCGCTCACAAGTATTTCAAGAGGAGCGACAGAGACAACGACGGAGATCATCCCAAATGGCGGCTCATG ACCGAGAGGGAGTACCAGGACAAAGCCGGAGTTGCTCCCGATTCGCTGCCGTGGTCCTTCACGTGTTTGGATGACCTGGTCAAA CTCAAGCCGGAGGTAAGCGAGCCAGTGGAGTTGGAGGATCGCGAGGCTTTTGTGGACCTCCTCAAGTGTCTTCTCCAGATGGACCCCAAACGCAGGATCACCCCCGAGGCTGCGCTCAAACACCCCTTTCTCACCATGACCCACTTGCGCGACCACAAGACCGGCAGCTCGTA TGTGACTGACAGCTTTGATAAAATGAAGTTCTGTCCAGCAAGTAACTTCCAGAACGAGGACCTAGGTCAAACAGTCAAGCCAAGGAACTGGCGTCAAAGGTTCTGTCGTTTCCTCGGCACCAAAAGGACAGACAATTCAGTTCCTCCACCAAGTTCTGATCCTAGAGATGACGAGCCTCCTGGTCAGGGTCCGGATGCCAAGTCGAAGGCCTGGTGGCAGAGTTGCTTTCAATTCTGCACGACCGACAGGAGGCCTGATCCACTTCCACCGAGTGTAGGTCCTCCTGGACGAGGGCCGAAGGTCCGGTCAGCGAAGACCTGGTGGATAAAAATCTGTCTCTTCTTCCGAATGAACCGAATCGTTCCGCAACCGGACCACATTCCCCTTCATCAAGGCAGCCCCCCCGTAAAGGTTCGAACACACCTGGACCGGGTCCTTCGTTCTGGACCTGGCAAGTCGCCGCAACATGACCAGGACGGGTCATCTGCGGTTCATGACCGTGGCTCGTCACGACTTAACCAATCAACGCCAATGAGCGATTTGTCACGAGTTAATGAGAACCAGTTCTCCCGGGTTAACCAGTCGTCGGCAGTTAATGACCGATCATCACAAGTTAACCACGAGTCCTCAGGAGTTAATAACCACCCGTCGTCGCCAGTTAACAATGACAAAAGAGAACGGGTTCACGACGGGTTGCCACgagttaaaaatgacaaatcatCGCGAGTTCACCAGTCGCCCCGACCGAACGACAGATCGGCACGAGTCGCCAAGACGACACACGCTCACGTGCCGTCACGCGTTAACAAGTCACGCGTTAAACACAACAACACGTCACTGGTTAACAAGCCGTTGCGAGTTACAAATGATGAGTGGTCACGCGTGAACAAGTTACTGCGAGTTACAAATGATGAGTGGTCACAAGTTAAGGCGGCGCGACTTAAAACGGAGGAGTCGTCGCGGGTTTACGCGTCACGAGTTAAAAACGAGCCGTCACGGGTTAACAAAGTGCGAGCTAAAAAGGACGAGTCGTCAGCGGTTTACAGGTCGCGAGTGAAAAAGGACAAAGTTGACTTGAAAAGAGCGCCGGTGGGCCGAGCCACGCGTAGAACCCGCGGCAACGTGACCCTCGACCTCAACTACCTCAACTATCTGGCCTCAAGTGTCAATCAACACAAGACCAAAAAGATGGGTTAA